One Nostoc punctiforme PCC 73102 DNA window includes the following coding sequences:
- a CDS encoding BON domain-containing protein yields MKKLTPFLISTLLVFGVAACDNASKTSESAPNNPNEAPQSPTVQTTEASQKDAQSETRRRQLDSDIRAREQRNNTTGGDADRAKGDLASEVRSKLEANIPKSQITVDATKDGVVTVGGTVNNQQELAKIERLAKEIKGVKSVVVKTTVAPPTR; encoded by the coding sequence ATGAAAAAGCTAACCCCCTTCTTAATTAGCACTCTTTTAGTTTTTGGTGTTGCTGCTTGTGATAACGCTTCTAAAACAAGCGAATCTGCACCCAATAATCCTAATGAAGCTCCACAATCACCGACTGTACAGACAACAGAAGCTTCTCAGAAAGACGCACAAAGTGAAACTCGCAGAAGACAACTTGATTCTGATATCCGTGCCCGCGAACAGCGCAATAATACCACTGGTGGCGATGCAGATAGAGCTAAAGGTGACTTAGCAAGTGAAGTTCGCTCCAAATTAGAGGCAAACATACCCAAGAGTCAAATAACAGTTGATGCCACAAAGGATGGAGTTGTGACTGTCGGAGGTACTGTTAACAATCAGCAAGAGTTGGCTAAAATTGAACGTTTAGCTAAAGAAATCAAAGGCGTGAAAAGTGTAGTTGTTAAAACAACTGTTGCCCCACCAACAAGGTAA
- a CDS encoding CAAD domain-containing protein: METEQQQRESINTSISQSALALEGVDANLPKLPPASEPESQWQQISRQVSQFLEKLPDYLGSFFQDYKQPLITVALILAAIVTAKLVLALLDAINDIPLLSPLFELVGIGYASWFIFRYLLKASTRQELANEIQSLKNQFVGE, from the coding sequence ATGGAAACCGAACAACAGCAACGTGAATCCATCAATACTTCAATATCACAAAGTGCGCTAGCACTTGAAGGTGTAGATGCAAATTTGCCAAAGTTACCGCCAGCATCTGAACCGGAATCTCAATGGCAGCAAATTAGCAGACAAGTTTCTCAATTTTTGGAGAAACTACCCGACTACTTAGGTAGCTTTTTTCAGGACTATAAGCAGCCTCTAATAACTGTTGCTTTGATTTTAGCTGCCATTGTTACAGCAAAGTTAGTACTAGCACTACTGGATGCGATCAATGATATTCCATTACTATCACCACTCTTTGAATTAGTTGGAATTGGTTATGCCAGTTGGTTTATTTTCCGTTATCTACTAAAGGCTTCAACTCGGCAAGAATTAGCCAATGAAATTCAATCCCTCAAAAATCAATTTGTGGGTGAATAA